From the genome of Ignavibacteriales bacterium, one region includes:
- a CDS encoding Xaa-Pro peptidase family protein has product MSKEMILEKIDQAVKILNEKNIDMWMTYVRETGNIKDPMMDMIVGTNATWQSAFIITKGGDTHAIVGSLELENMKAIGTYKNIHSYLKSVKESLLEVLNQYKPNKIAVNYSVNSALADGLTHGLYLELQDHLKETKYANALISSEEIVAALRGRKSQTEIDIMKEAIKETLKIFDEVTKYLKPGLTEKQVAAFVHDLTEKRGFGLAWDREYCPSVFSGPDTAGAHSGPTDRVIEAGHVINMDFGIKYKEYCSDLQRTWYVLNPHEVKAPLDVQKGFDVIVESITRSANELKPGKKGFEIDEIARNYIQVHGYSEYPHGLGHQVGKLCHDGGCLLGPKWERYGNVPSLEVEEGNVFTLEPRLTIPNYGIATIEEEVVVTKTGCEYLSDRQKEIYLVR; this is encoded by the coding sequence ATGTCGAAAGAAATGATACTTGAAAAGATAGACCAAGCTGTAAAAATATTGAATGAAAAAAATATTGATATGTGGATGACATATGTGCGCGAAACCGGAAACATTAAAGATCCGATGATGGATATGATTGTGGGTACAAACGCAACATGGCAATCAGCGTTTATAATAACCAAAGGCGGAGATACACACGCTATAGTCGGTTCGCTGGAACTTGAAAACATGAAAGCTATCGGGACTTACAAAAACATTCACAGTTATTTGAAATCGGTTAAAGAATCTCTACTTGAAGTTCTGAATCAATACAAGCCGAATAAAATTGCGGTCAACTATTCGGTAAACTCGGCGCTTGCCGACGGACTTACGCACGGTTTATATCTTGAATTGCAAGACCATTTAAAGGAAACTAAATATGCTAATGCTTTAATCTCATCTGAAGAAATTGTTGCCGCACTTCGCGGAAGAAAATCCCAGACCGAGATTGATATAATGAAAGAAGCAATAAAAGAAACGCTCAAGATTTTTGATGAAGTAACAAAGTATTTAAAACCCGGACTAACCGAAAAACAAGTTGCAGCTTTTGTACACGATCTTACAGAGAAAAGAGGATTCGGTTTGGCCTGGGATAGAGAATATTGTCCTTCGGTTTTTTCGGGACCAGATACAGCAGGTGCTCACTCCGGTCCGACCGACCGCGTAATTGAAGCCGGACATGTAATCAATATGGATTTTGGAATTAAATACAAAGAATATTGTTCGGATCTTCAACGAACGTGGTATGTTTTAAATCCGCATGAAGTGAAAGCTCCGCTTGATGTACAAAAAGGTTTTGATGTAATTGTTGAATCAATTACCAGATCGGCAAATGAATTAAAGCCCGGCAAGAAAGGTTTTGAGATTGATGAGATTGCCCGCAACTATATTCAAGTTCATGGTTATTCAGAATACCCGCACGGACTTGGTCATCAGGTAGGAAAACTCTGTCACGACGGCGGATGTTTGCTGGGACCAAAATGGGAGCGATACGGCAATGTCCCTTCACTTGAAGTTGAAGAAGGAAATGTTTTTACACTTGAACCGCGTCTTACAATTCCAAACTACGGAATTGCAACAATTGAAGAAGAAGTTGTTGTAACAAAAACCGGCTGCGAATATTTGTCGGATAGGCAGAAAGAAATTTATTTGGTAAGATAA
- a CDS encoding S41 family peptidase, which yields MKKVVLFIMIITFQVLAQSNQYFLSDPSLSPDGATIVFSYDSDLWSVQATGGKAFRLTGMGGIESRPQFSPDGKWIAFTSTQNGSANVYLLPVDGGAIKQLTFHSAGNNVESWSWDSEYIYFTSGRYNSITSYKVSIDGGTPVRLFPHFFNWPHNIVEDPLTHGFYFNDSWESSIFTNRKHYKGEFHPDIKFYNPATKEFKVLTNYSGKDFWQTVDKNGKIYFVSDEANDEYNLYTFENTKKKQLTDFPSSIKKPRVSANGQSVVFEKDYQIYLYDVNANKTIKVPISIGTNNTLSLEQEFNTKGALTNFNLSGDGKKFVFVSRGELFVSDIEGKFTKQITVNPNERITEVAWLGDNETILFTQTVNGWLNLFTIKADGISKEKQITSDNKNNRSIILSNDKTKAVYLSGRDELKLLDLKDFSSKTIVTDEFWALDNDDPQFSPDDKFVLYAAMRNFEKDIFVYDLTEGKAFPITKTGVTESSPVWSPDGKYIYFQTDRLKASYPRGTSEDDIYRIALQLTDKEFKSDRYEKLFVTAKDEKKDSVKPKVTIDFTNIKDRWEAVAKLAGNQNSPYVYQKGDETRLFFVSNHEGEFNFYQTILKPFDKPETKKFEGAKGGGYIISRSKENYFLETGGKIYKVDFAAGKLTPVETEIKFTRNLAAEFKQMYYETWANLDENYYDEKFHGANWEKLRDYYSSFLPFVNNRANLRILLNDLLGELNSSHIGFNSNGDEEKVFYKSETFETGIIFENDSPYKVKYIVKNSSAYKKGAAIQPGDELVAFNGQEINKSEDRNKYFTSTSIPEEITLTFKRGENKFDVKIHPQSNNELKSNLYDEWIDWNQKYVDEKSNNRIAYTYMKNMGPGELDNFIIDMTTDEQYKDGLILDLRYNTGGNVHNDVLNFLSQRPYLKWKYREGKFTIQPNFAPASKPIVLLINEQSLSDAEMTSAGFKQLGLGKIIGTESYRWIIFTSGKSLVDGSFYRLPSWGCYTLDGQDLEHTGVKPDIYVKTSFKDRLENKDPQLDRAIEEISKQLK from the coding sequence ATGAAAAAAGTTGTCCTGTTCATTATGATAATTACTTTCCAGGTTTTAGCCCAGAGCAATCAATATTTCTTGTCCGATCCGTCGCTTTCTCCCGATGGTGCAACAATAGTTTTTTCTTATGACAGCGATTTATGGAGCGTTCAAGCAACAGGAGGAAAAGCATTTCGACTTACAGGGATGGGCGGAATAGAATCACGTCCTCAATTCTCGCCTGATGGAAAATGGATTGCATTCACATCTACTCAAAACGGCAGCGCTAATGTTTATCTTCTTCCGGTTGATGGCGGTGCAATAAAACAGCTTACTTTTCATTCAGCCGGGAATAATGTTGAATCATGGTCGTGGGATTCAGAATATATTTACTTTACTTCCGGCAGATACAATTCGATTACATCGTATAAAGTTTCCATCGACGGCGGTACACCAGTACGACTCTTCCCCCATTTCTTCAACTGGCCCCACAACATTGTCGAGGATCCTCTGACACATGGATTCTATTTCAATGACTCTTGGGAAAGTTCAATATTTACCAACCGTAAACATTATAAAGGCGAATTTCACCCCGATATAAAATTTTATAATCCGGCTACAAAAGAATTTAAAGTACTCACGAATTATTCAGGTAAAGATTTTTGGCAAACAGTTGATAAAAACGGCAAAATTTATTTTGTCTCCGACGAGGCGAACGACGAATACAATCTTTACACTTTTGAAAATACTAAGAAGAAGCAATTAACCGATTTTCCTTCATCAATTAAAAAACCGAGAGTAAGTGCCAATGGTCAATCTGTTGTCTTCGAGAAAGATTACCAAATCTATTTATACGATGTCAATGCAAACAAAACAATAAAAGTTCCTATCTCTATCGGAACCAACAATACACTTTCTTTAGAGCAGGAATTCAATACAAAGGGTGCATTAACTAATTTTAATTTGTCGGGAGATGGAAAGAAATTTGTTTTCGTATCTCGCGGTGAATTATTCGTTTCCGATATTGAAGGTAAATTTACTAAGCAGATTACTGTAAATCCTAATGAACGTATTACGGAAGTTGCCTGGCTTGGAGACAATGAAACAATCCTTTTCACGCAAACCGTAAACGGGTGGCTGAATTTATTTACGATCAAGGCAGATGGAATATCAAAAGAAAAACAAATTACATCCGACAATAAAAATAACCGGTCAATTATACTTAGTAACGATAAAACTAAAGCCGTTTATCTCAGCGGAAGAGATGAATTAAAATTACTGGATCTAAAAGATTTCTCATCCAAAACAATTGTAACAGATGAATTTTGGGCTCTTGACAACGATGATCCGCAATTTTCACCCGATGACAAATTTGTTCTCTATGCAGCTATGAGAAATTTTGAGAAAGATATTTTTGTTTACGATTTAACTGAAGGGAAAGCATTTCCGATTACAAAAACCGGAGTGACAGAGAGTTCGCCTGTATGGTCACCCGATGGAAAATACATTTATTTTCAGACTGACCGGTTGAAAGCTAGTTACCCGCGCGGAACATCGGAAGACGATATTTATAGAATTGCACTTCAATTAACCGATAAAGAATTCAAATCCGATCGTTATGAAAAATTGTTTGTTACCGCGAAAGATGAGAAAAAAGATTCGGTTAAACCGAAGGTAACAATTGATTTCACCAATATTAAAGACCGTTGGGAAGCGGTAGCAAAACTTGCCGGAAATCAAAATTCTCCGTACGTATATCAAAAAGGAGATGAAACCCGTTTGTTCTTCGTGTCAAATCACGAGGGAGAATTCAATTTCTATCAAACAATTTTAAAACCGTTCGACAAACCTGAAACCAAAAAATTTGAAGGTGCAAAAGGCGGCGGATATATTATATCCAGATCGAAAGAGAATTATTTTTTAGAGACCGGAGGAAAAATTTATAAAGTTGATTTTGCCGCCGGCAAATTGACGCCAGTTGAAACGGAAATTAAATTCACAAGAAACCTAGCCGCTGAATTTAAACAGATGTACTACGAAACCTGGGCTAACCTTGACGAAAACTATTATGATGAAAAATTCCATGGTGCTAATTGGGAAAAATTGCGTGATTATTATTCATCATTTTTACCATTCGTAAATAATCGCGCAAATCTTAGAATTTTATTGAACGATCTTCTTGGCGAATTGAATAGTTCTCATATTGGTTTTAATTCGAATGGTGATGAAGAAAAAGTGTTCTATAAATCGGAGACATTTGAAACAGGGATTATTTTTGAAAATGATAGTCCATATAAAGTAAAGTATATTGTTAAAAATTCCTCAGCATATAAAAAAGGAGCAGCAATTCAACCGGGAGATGAGCTTGTTGCATTCAACGGCCAAGAAATTAACAAATCCGAAGATCGCAACAAATATTTTACTTCTACCTCAATTCCGGAAGAAATAACACTCACATTTAAGCGCGGTGAAAATAAATTTGATGTAAAGATACATCCGCAGTCGAACAATGAGCTCAAGTCAAATCTTTATGATGAATGGATTGACTGGAATCAAAAATATGTAGATGAAAAATCAAATAACCGAATAGCATATACATATATGAAAAATATGGGACCCGGTGAACTTGATAATTTCATTATTGATATGACAACCGACGAACAATACAAAGACGGGCTTATACTCGACTTGCGTTACAACACCGGCGGTAATGTTCACAATGATGTTTTAAACTTTCTCTCTCAGCGTCCGTATCTAAAATGGAAATACCGTGAAGGTAAATTTACTATTCAGCCGAATTTTGCACCTGCATCAAAACCGATAGTTCTTCTTATTAACGAACAGAGCTTAAGTGACGCGGAAATGACAAGCGCGGGATTTAAACAGCTCGGTCTTGGAAAAATTATTGGCACTGAAAGTTATAGATGGATAATATTCACATCTGGTAAATCCTTGGTAGACGGATCATTTTATCGTTTACCGTCGTGGGGGTGTTACACATTGGATGGTCAAGATCTCGAACATACCGGTGTAAAGCCTGATATTTATGTCAAGACTTCATTCAAGGATCGGCTGGAAAATAAAGATCCGCAACTTGATAGAGCGATAGAAGAAATTTCAAAACAATTAAAATAA
- a CDS encoding alpha-amylase family glycosyl hydrolase yields the protein MRQFKSILFFIFFLILSVSAQQSPSAAQIQDIIKPVNLVSGISNVLTISDLFYAENYHIKFIDNKKVKVDYDYSDQKIYFKADMNFAGMTLVDFIHDNQTYSIPVISRVQKKYKFSYKPDKNYNKLTLFGSFNGWDRGNLLMKDENGDGVFEVEVPLEPGRYEYKFWGDGAEIVDPKNPEKKPNGFGDFNSIFNVAEPNLGKLFLHVGYKEITANESKFTFIYENEKEENKLNKTNIIALLNNSRISQKKININGNKVELTFSKAELKGQNLLRVAVSKNGRVTNIQSVELVDGIPEDKNNFTWNDGIIYSLMIDRFNDGDKSINKPIKNDSLFAQANYMGGDFQGIINKLNEDYFDSLGINTIWISPVNDNSDIAYKESPAPHRWYSGYHGYWPISSTEVEDQFGTMNKLKELVATAHRHGIKILLDFVANHVNEQHPLVKQHPEWFGKLYLPDGRMNLRLWDEYRLTTWFEPYLPKFNFVGSKEVVDFMSSNAVWWLKETDADGFRQDAVKHIPNEFWRKLNQKIKKEIELPMNVSVYQIGETFGSYDLISSYVNNGQLSAQFNFNLYDAALPVFLEKKTTFKTLDAEIKKSFLVYGENNLMGNIMDSHDKNRFMAYADGDLDLSQWSASEEGWNNPPKVDNPVNYDKAKLYYAYMNTIPGLPVIYYGSEFGMTGASDPDNRRMMRFGNDLSIYERKMLEEVRVIINTRKNHSALRLGDFLTLTADENIYAYIRSDMNERILVVLNKNKNSQNIELQLPAVYTIKSAEDLITKENVNAVNGKLNLVVKGVGYRIMKLD from the coding sequence ATGCGGCAGTTTAAATCAATTCTATTTTTTATCTTTTTTTTAATTCTTTCTGTATCAGCTCAGCAATCTCCTTCGGCAGCACAAATACAAGACATCATCAAACCGGTAAATCTTGTTTCTGGCATTTCCAATGTCTTGACAATCTCCGATCTCTTCTACGCAGAGAATTATCATATAAAGTTCATTGATAATAAAAAAGTTAAAGTGGATTATGATTATTCCGACCAAAAAATTTATTTCAAGGCGGATATGAATTTTGCGGGAATGACTTTAGTTGATTTTATCCATGACAACCAGACCTACTCGATTCCCGTTATTTCACGCGTTCAGAAAAAATATAAATTCAGTTATAAGCCGGATAAGAATTATAATAAGTTAACTCTCTTTGGAAGCTTTAACGGATGGGACCGTGGTAATTTGCTGATGAAAGATGAAAACGGAGACGGCGTTTTTGAAGTCGAAGTTCCTCTTGAGCCTGGTCGGTATGAATATAAATTCTGGGGCGACGGCGCTGAAATTGTTGATCCGAAAAACCCGGAAAAAAAACCAAATGGCTTTGGCGATTTTAATTCCATCTTCAATGTTGCCGAGCCAAATCTTGGAAAATTATTTCTTCATGTCGGATACAAAGAAATTACCGCCAATGAATCAAAATTCACATTCATTTATGAAAATGAAAAAGAAGAGAACAAACTCAACAAAACAAATATCATTGCTCTGCTGAACAACTCCAGAATTTCACAGAAAAAAATAAATATCAACGGGAATAAAGTTGAGCTTACTTTTTCGAAAGCTGAATTGAAAGGACAAAATTTACTAAGAGTCGCGGTTTCAAAAAATGGAAGAGTTACAAACATTCAATCTGTTGAGCTAGTGGACGGAATTCCGGAAGATAAAAATAATTTTACATGGAACGACGGTATTATTTATTCTTTGATGATCGACAGATTTAACGATGGCGACAAGTCGATTAATAAACCAATCAAAAACGATTCCCTTTTTGCTCAAGCAAATTATATGGGCGGGGATTTTCAAGGTATAATAAATAAACTTAACGAGGATTATTTCGATTCGCTCGGTATCAACACAATTTGGATTTCGCCTGTGAATGATAATTCGGATATCGCATATAAAGAATCTCCGGCTCCGCATAGATGGTATTCCGGGTATCACGGCTACTGGCCCATCTCGTCAACCGAAGTTGAAGACCAGTTCGGGACGATGAACAAATTGAAAGAATTGGTTGCAACTGCGCATCGGCATGGTATTAAAATTCTTCTGGATTTTGTTGCCAACCATGTTAACGAACAACATCCGCTTGTTAAACAGCATCCCGAATGGTTTGGGAAATTGTACCTACCGGACGGCAGAATGAATCTTCGACTATGGGATGAATACCGCTTGACAACATGGTTCGAACCGTATTTACCTAAATTCAATTTTGTCGGGTCAAAAGAGGTGGTTGATTTTATGTCGTCGAACGCTGTTTGGTGGCTTAAAGAAACAGATGCCGATGGATTCCGGCAGGATGCAGTTAAACATATTCCAAATGAATTTTGGCGCAAGTTAAATCAAAAAATTAAGAAAGAAATTGAACTGCCGATGAATGTTTCTGTTTATCAAATCGGTGAGACTTTCGGAAGTTATGATCTGATAAGTTCCTATGTAAATAACGGACAACTCTCAGCGCAATTCAACTTTAATTTGTATGATGCCGCGCTTCCGGTATTTCTTGAAAAGAAAACTACATTCAAAACACTTGATGCGGAGATAAAGAAATCATTTTTAGTTTACGGTGAAAATAATTTGATGGGAAATATTATGGACAGTCACGATAAAAACCGTTTTATGGCTTATGCCGATGGCGATTTAGATTTAAGCCAGTGGAGCGCAAGTGAAGAAGGATGGAACAATCCTCCTAAAGTTGATAATCCGGTTAATTATGACAAAGCAAAACTTTATTATGCTTATATGAATACGATCCCGGGACTGCCTGTTATTTATTACGGGAGCGAATTTGGAATGACCGGCGCATCCGATCCTGATAATAGAAGGATGATGCGTTTTGGAAATGATTTGAGTATCTATGAAAGAAAAATGCTTGAAGAGGTGCGCGTTATTATTAATACACGAAAAAATCATTCTGCATTAAGGCTTGGCGATTTTTTAACTCTCACTGCAGATGAAAATATTTACGCTTACATCCGTTCGGATATGAATGAACGAATTTTAGTTGTATTAAATAAAAATAAAAACTCACAAAATATTGAATTGCAGTTACCGGCAGTTTATACAATTAAGTCTGCCGAAGATTTAATTACTAAAGAAAATGTAAATGCGGTAAATGGAAAACTTAATCTGGTTGTCAAAGGCGTGGGTTATAGAATAATGAAGCTAGACTGA